A portion of the Malania oleifera isolate guangnan ecotype guangnan chromosome 3, ASM2987363v1, whole genome shotgun sequence genome contains these proteins:
- the LOC131151162 gene encoding uncharacterized protein LOC131151162, protein MEDLGEAKKILGIEICRDRFQYINWSSSHEAKLTSVQLASVAASIRVDLCERKKLMGGGQLRRLPHTFSRVLELPLKSTADVSIEESSDCFRFIAAASAIGNVSAHVTEAISGFTKILIIGSNVLELSWDDLEIDKWRFRLPPSARPEMVTTSHVDGKLIVIVPKSVKGGLREGLARPILVK, encoded by the exons ATggaagatcttggtgaagcaaagaagatacttggcatagAGATATGCAGAGACAGA TTTCAGTATATAAATTGGAGTTCAAGCCATGAAGCGAAACTAACTTCAGTTCAGCTAGCATCTGTTGCAGCATCAATTCGAGTTGATCTCTGCGAACGGAAGAAGCTAATGGGTGGCGGTCAGCTCAGGCGACTTCCTCACACTTTCTCCAGGGTCCTGGAGCTCCCCCTTAAGTCTACTGCTGATGTGTCCATTGAAGAGAGCTCCGACTGCTTTCGCTTCATCGCCGCAGCAAGTGCAATTGGTAATGTCAGTGCCCATGTAACAGAAGCAATCTCGGGGTTTACAAAGATTTTGATTATAGGGAGTAATGTTCTTGAACTCTCATGGGATGATCTTGAGATTGACAAATGGAGGTTCAGGCTTCCGCCATCAGCGAGGCCGGAAATGGTGACCACCAGTCATGTTGACGGGAAGCTTATAGTAATTGTGCCAAAAAGTGTAAAGGGGGGCTTGAGGGAAGGCCTGGCTCGGCCTATCCTTGTAAAATAA
- the LOC131151013 gene encoding uncharacterized protein LOC131151013, which produces MKVYPVAGGLALRYDVAARLSGGIRKELRRLPHVFTSVLQLPLRSDADVAVEESPDCFRFVAESDEFREVRARIIEIHPGLVKVVVGEARGVESRAEELDLELDVWRLRLPATARPQLASAACAGGELVVTVPKYGQPGREIGRLDCGDGDEGGFWGGGKGDMMGEVGRPVLVLVQ; this is translated from the coding sequence ATGAAGGTATATCCTGTGGCGGGCGGGCTTGCCCTTCGATACGACGTTGCTGCGAGGCTCTCTGGCGGCATCCGGAAGGAGCTGAGACGGCTCCCCCACGTTTTCACTAGCGTCCTGCAGCTGCCGCTCCGGTCCGACGCCGACGTCGCCGTCGAGGAGAGCCCCGACTGCTTCCGATTCGTCGCCGAGTCGGACGAGTTCCGCGAAGTGAGGGCTCGGATAATTGAGATTCATCCGGGGCTCGTGAAGGTCGTGGTGGGAGAAGCGCGCGGTGTTGAGTCGCGGGCGGAGGAGCTCGACCTGGAGCTCGACGTCTGGAGGCTGCGGCTGCCGGCGACGGCGAGGCCGCAGCTGGCGAGCGCGGCTTGTGCCGGCGGGGAGCTCGTCGTGACGGTGCCGAAATACGGGCAGCCGGGGAGGGAGATCGGGAGATTGGATTGTGGGGATGGCGATGAAGGTGGGTTTTGGGGTGGCGGGAAGGGGGACATGATGGGGGAAGTGGGTCGGCCTGTGCTTGTGCTTGTGCAGTGA